A window of Pseudomonadota bacterium contains these coding sequences:
- the ppc gene encoding phosphoenolpyruvate carboxylase — protein sequence MSWLPSPANEQQDRTLSDDVRWLASALGRAIQRLEGEDCFRAVEELRTDCRARRRADPGALSLKQLLDKVQGLPLPTLARVCRAFTLFFLLINTAEQVHLVRRGRRSRAVDEPAPNAPARPDGRPRQHGRSLRAVLQGLKQRGYSAQEADELLARLDIRPVLTAHPTEATRRTILALQERVAAALLARDAATPEERARQDRALETEIELLWLTSEVRRDRPHVMDEVASTLWYLEDRFLDAGGSVLALLEREFAEVFGESMRRITPLRPGSWVGGDRDGNPFVTPEITLAAARRNAYVIVRQYERAVIELAQRISVSARVVAAPASLRASLERDRTDMPEVWELNRRRDREEPLRLKLSFIATRLQATCRLLAARDAREHVPQPAAYPNSAAFGDDLNLIARALDESRAALARQTLLEPLLTRLRIYGFHGYMMDVRQDSDVHASAVADIGQAVALRLGERAELRRELLGRRPLVGPHLPLGEQTRRVLEVFSAMRTIHEEISNDAASMYIVSMARSPEDLLRVLLLGSEAGLLDLASDPPRSSIDVAPLFETLSDLRGAADTLRSSFSDPAYRRQVEARGMVQHVMLGYSDSGKDAGLLPAAWALYTAQEAISEVAAKAGVRLVMFHGQGGSVGRGGGSPVFRALSALPPGTLDGRIKFTEQGEIISQKFGLLPIAERSFEVMLAGTLHALSNDWRADLEPEEEARFREMMEQLSGLAYPVFRSLVHESDELFRMFLSTTPVKELAHVHFGSRPAYRDKGTGTMQGIRAIPWVFGWTQTRLALPGWLGVGSALSQVIERSGGLETLQRMAQAWPFFDDLLGKVEVACAKADMEIARAYVQHLGGDLRLFETLEAEYRRTVDAALAIRKQEYLLADQPQLQTTIVLRDPYIDPLSLMQMSLLLRKRACGEDSDERSQIDQALGAALNGVAQGLRSVG from the coding sequence ATGTCGTGGCTACCCTCACCCGCCAACGAGCAGCAGGATCGGACCCTGAGCGACGACGTGCGCTGGCTGGCCTCGGCGCTGGGGCGTGCAATCCAGCGCCTCGAAGGCGAAGACTGCTTTCGCGCCGTCGAAGAGCTCCGAACCGACTGCCGTGCCAGGCGACGGGCCGATCCCGGGGCGCTTTCCCTGAAGCAGCTGCTCGACAAAGTGCAGGGCCTGCCGCTGCCCACCTTGGCGCGCGTCTGCCGGGCCTTCACGCTGTTTTTTCTGCTGATCAACACGGCCGAGCAGGTGCATCTGGTGCGCCGGGGCCGACGATCGAGGGCCGTTGATGAGCCAGCACCGAACGCCCCTGCCAGACCGGATGGACGGCCCCGACAGCACGGCCGCTCGCTGCGAGCCGTACTGCAGGGACTCAAGCAACGCGGGTACAGCGCGCAAGAGGCCGACGAGCTACTGGCACGGCTCGACATCCGACCGGTGCTGACTGCCCATCCCACCGAGGCCACCCGGCGCACGATCCTCGCCCTGCAGGAGCGGGTGGCGGCTGCGCTTCTGGCGCGGGACGCGGCTACGCCCGAGGAGCGAGCCCGTCAGGATCGAGCGCTCGAGACCGAAATCGAGCTGCTCTGGTTGACCTCGGAGGTGCGCCGCGACCGCCCTCACGTGATGGACGAAGTTGCCAGCACGCTGTGGTACCTGGAGGATCGCTTCCTCGACGCCGGCGGCAGCGTGCTTGCGCTCCTGGAGCGTGAGTTCGCCGAGGTGTTCGGTGAGTCGATGCGAAGGATCACCCCGCTGCGGCCCGGCAGCTGGGTCGGGGGCGACCGGGACGGCAACCCGTTTGTGACGCCCGAGATCACCTTGGCCGCGGCGCGCCGCAACGCCTACGTGATCGTGCGGCAGTACGAGCGAGCGGTCATCGAGCTCGCACAGCGCATTTCGGTGTCCGCGCGGGTGGTGGCGGCGCCCGCGAGCCTGAGGGCTTCGCTCGAGCGCGACCGCACGGACATGCCCGAGGTGTGGGAGCTCAATCGTCGCCGTGATCGCGAGGAGCCCTTGCGGCTGAAGCTCAGCTTCATCGCGACTCGGCTGCAGGCAACCTGCCGCTTGCTCGCGGCTCGCGATGCACGCGAGCATGTGCCCCAACCGGCCGCCTACCCGAACTCGGCTGCTTTTGGAGACGACTTGAATCTGATCGCACGGGCGCTCGACGAATCCCGAGCCGCACTTGCCCGGCAGACCCTGCTCGAGCCCTTGCTTACTCGGCTGCGGATCTACGGTTTCCACGGCTACATGATGGATGTGCGCCAGGACTCGGACGTGCACGCGAGCGCCGTGGCGGACATCGGCCAAGCCGTGGCGTTGCGCCTTGGCGAGCGAGCCGAGCTGCGGCGCGAGCTGCTGGGACGGCGCCCGCTGGTGGGACCGCACCTGCCGCTTGGCGAGCAGACGCGCAGGGTCCTCGAGGTGTTCAGCGCCATGCGTACCATCCACGAGGAGATCTCCAACGACGCAGCCTCGATGTACATCGTGTCCATGGCGCGCTCGCCCGAAGATCTGCTGCGTGTGCTGTTGCTGGGAAGCGAGGCTGGACTGCTCGATCTGGCTTCGGACCCGCCTCGTTCCAGCATCGATGTGGCGCCGCTCTTTGAAACGCTCAGCGACCTGAGGGGAGCGGCCGACACCTTGCGCTCGTCCTTTTCGGACCCGGCATACCGGCGTCAAGTCGAAGCGCGGGGGATGGTGCAGCACGTGATGCTGGGGTATTCGGATTCGGGCAAGGATGCTGGATTGCTGCCCGCGGCCTGGGCGCTGTACACCGCCCAGGAAGCGATCAGCGAGGTCGCGGCCAAAGCGGGCGTACGCCTCGTCATGTTCCACGGCCAGGGCGGCTCCGTGGGGCGAGGCGGGGGCTCGCCGGTCTTTCGTGCCCTGTCTGCCCTGCCCCCGGGCACCCTGGATGGCCGCATCAAGTTCACCGAGCAAGGGGAGATCATCAGCCAGAAGTTCGGCCTGCTGCCCATCGCGGAACGCAGCTTTGAAGTGATGCTGGCCGGCACGCTGCACGCGCTGAGCAACGACTGGCGGGCGGATCTCGAGCCGGAGGAGGAGGCGCGTTTTCGCGAGATGATGGAGCAGCTCAGCGGCCTGGCTTATCCCGTCTTCCGAAGTCTCGTGCACGAAAGCGATGAGCTGTTTCGGATGTTCCTGAGCACCACGCCGGTCAAGGAGCTCGCTCACGTGCATTTCGGATCGCGCCCGGCCTATCGGGACAAGGGCACCGGAACCATGCAGGGCATCCGCGCGATCCCGTGGGTGTTCGGCTGGACGCAGACACGGCTGGCGCTGCCCGGCTGGCTCGGGGTGGGCAGCGCGCTCAGCCAGGTGATCGAACGATCCGGCGGCCTGGAAACACTGCAGCGCATGGCCCAGGCTTGGCCCTTCTTTGACGACCTGCTGGGCAAGGTCGAGGTGGCATGCGCCAAGGCGGACATGGAGATCGCACGCGCGTACGTGCAGCACCTGGGCGGCGATCTGCGGCTGTTCGAGACGCTGGAGGCGGAGTACCGGCGGACCGTGGACGCTGCGCTGGCCATCCGCAAACAAGAGTACCTCTTGGCAGACCAGCCTCAGCTGCAAACCACCATCGTATTGCGCGACCCTTACATCGATCCGCTTTCACTGATGCAGATGAGCCTGCTGCTGCGCAAACGGGCATGCGGCGAGGACTCGGATGAACGCAGCCAGATCGATCAGGCACTTGGCGCGGCTCTCAACGGCGTCGCACAGGGGCTGCGCAGTGTTGGCTAG
- the tmk gene encoding dTMP kinase produces the protein MRQGRFVVLEGIDGAGTTTQLGRVAAALAAGGQTVHTTSEPSRGPIGTLLRRILAGELAAPGEHALALLFASDRADHLQSEVVPKLQQGVTVLSDRYYHSSLAYQSLRASDRRARAAWLREINRFARVPDLTLVFDLDQAVAAQRRAERGDRQLYDSAELQRALAEFYGNIEQVLPGEAIAHICAGASMQQVTEQILGRLRESALA, from the coding sequence ATGCGACAGGGACGGTTCGTGGTGCTCGAGGGGATCGACGGCGCCGGCACGACCACCCAGCTCGGCCGGGTGGCGGCTGCACTGGCTGCCGGGGGACAAACGGTGCACACCACGAGCGAGCCCAGCCGAGGGCCGATCGGGACGCTGCTGCGACGGATCCTCGCTGGCGAGCTTGCTGCCCCCGGCGAGCACGCGCTGGCGCTGCTGTTCGCCTCCGACCGTGCTGACCACCTGCAATCCGAAGTCGTACCCAAGCTGCAGCAAGGCGTCACGGTTTTGAGCGACCGCTATTACCACTCGTCGCTTGCCTACCAATCGCTTCGGGCTTCGGACCGACGCGCCCGTGCGGCCTGGCTGCGTGAGATCAACCGCTTCGCTCGCGTGCCGGACTTGACCCTGGTCTTCGACCTCGATCAGGCCGTTGCCGCGCAGCGGCGCGCCGAGCGCGGCGACCGGCAGCTCTACGACTCGGCCGAGCTGCAGCGAGCGCTCGCCGAGTTCTACGGCAACATCGAGCAGGTGTTGCCCGGGGAGGCCATCGCCCACATCTGCGCTGGCGCTTCGATGCAGCAAGTAACCGAGCAGATCCTCGGTCGCCTTCGGGAGTCTGCGCTGGCGTAA